Below is a window of Haloterrigena alkaliphila DNA.
CCTCGAGCGGGTCGACGGCCTCCGCCGCGAGCCCCGCGGCGACCGCATCGGCGTCGGCGTCGTCGACTGCATCGGCCGCGTCGGTGGCTTCGATCGGCGTATCGGCCTCGTCTCCGTCGCTCTCGTCGTCCTCGTCCGCAGCGTCCGGCTCCGGGACGTTCCGCACGTCGTCGTAGGCCTCCCGGAGCAGGGCCACGCAGGCCAGTCCGTCCGCGTCGGGATCGGCGACGACGGCGACCTCGGCCCCCTCGAGGGCGGCCGCGGCCTGCTCGTCCTCGACGTCTTCCTCGAGCGTGTCGGGCAGGAAGAAGCCGGTTCCCGGCAGCACGGACTTGCGGGCGATCGACAGATCGCCGCTATCGATGAGTTCCTCGTCCATGGGGGCGACTGCGTGACCGATCCGGAAGTAGTCGCCGGTCTCGGCCCTCGAGTCGGCTCCTCCCCGTCGCGACGCGGACGGGAGTGGGCGGGCTCGGACGGGGTGGGCGTACTCGGATAGGAGTGGTCGGGCACGGACGGGAGTGGTCGGACTCGGACGGGAGTGGCCGCCCTCAGACGGAACTGGTCGCGTCGGCGGCAGCGTCGTCCGCCGGGGCAGCGTCGTCGGTGGTCTCGAGTTGTCGCACCGTCAGCACGGGGACGGGCGAGGTCCGCACGATGCGTTCGGCGACGCTGCCCAGCAGGAGGCGGTTCTCGCCGTGGCGGCCGCGGGTGCCGGTCGCGATCAGGTCGGCGTCGATCTCGCGGGCGTACTCGCAGATCTCGCCCGCCGGTCGGCCCTCCCGGACGGCGGTGTCGATCTCGAGGCCCTCGTCGGCCCGCTCCTCGACGGTCGCGAGCGCGGCGTCGGCGGTGGTCTCGAGCGCGGTACGGAGTTCGTCCCGGAGCTGCTGGGGAGAGGCGTCGACCTCGCTGGCGTCGACGACCGAGAGGGCGTGCACCTCGGCGTCGAACCGGTCCGCGAGGTCGAGCGCGACGTCGACGGCCCGCTTGACGCTCTCCGAGCCGTCGGTGGCGACCACGACCGTATCGAACATGCGCGACGGTTCACGCCGAGACGGCTTAAACACCGGCGGCTCAGCCTCTGCGCGAAGGGGCGTCGGATTCGGGCTTTCTCAGATCCCTGGCGGACGGCCGTGGGATGGCTTTTTTGCGACGGGCGACACACCACCGCGTATGGTCGCCAGTGAGCCGGTTACCGTCGACACGGTCCTCGCGCCGGTCGACGGGAGCGAGGAGTCCGCCACCGCCGTCGAGTACGCCGTCGCCGTCGCCGACCGGTACGACGCCTCGGTCCACGCCCTGTACGTGCTCGGGCGGGGCGTCGTGCAGGGGATGAACGCCGGGACGCTCGAGGAAGATACCGTCGCGGAGGACACGCAGGGCTTCTTCGCGGACGTCGGCACGATCGCGGACGAGGCGGGCGTGTCGCTCGTGACCTCCGTCGACGACGGCTTCTCCCAGACGCGCAAGACGCGCCACCCCGGGAACGTCGTCCTCGACACCGCCGACGCCATCGACGCCGACTTCATCGTGCTGCCCAGAGAACCCGTCACCGAGACCGCCTCGGCCGAGGTGCTCGAGAAGGTCGCCGAGTACGTGCTTTCCTACGCGAGCCAACCCGTACTTTCGGTCTGATTCCGCGCTGTAAACGGATCCAGAGACTCGAGGAAGGCAGAAGCGAAGACAGTTCCTGCTATCGTGGACACTAGGGAATGCCACGCCCTCCCCAGCCGATTCGCTCTCTCGCTACGCTCGGTCGCTCATCCCTCGCGCGCTGTCATCGGCCGACCTCGTTTTCACTCGGCCGGCCGACAGCGCGCGCCACCGCGATGCCGGTTCCAAGGATTCGGTGACGGAGAAGGGAGCCACTCCGGTCGATCAGTTCGAGTCCGACAGCCGAATCGCCATCTCCTGTTCGAAGCTCTCGGTGCCGGTCGACTCGAAGCCGACCCGCTCGTAGAGGGCGATCGCCGGGTTGTTCCAGCGCTCGACGGTCAGCCAGACGCGTTCGATCCCGACGTCGGCCGCGTGGCCCAGCAGGTGCTCGAGCAGTTGCGTCCCGATCCCGGCCCGCTGGTAGTCCTGCAGGACGAAGATCGCGAGTTCCCACTCGATGTCGGCGTTGTCCTCGATCGCCGACGGGTCCTCGGTGTCGGGGACGAGCATCGCGTGACCGACGGCGGACTCGTCGTGATAAGCGACGACGTTGACGCTGTCGCCGCCGATCGTCTCGAGCCAGTTGCGGATGCGGTCTTCGCCGGTCGGGGGGATCCCCTGGGCCCGGTCCTCGGGACTGAACTGGACGTACATCTCGACGACGTCCTCGAGGGCGTCGTCGAACGCCTCGAGGGCCCGGATCTCGATCGAGCGCCCCTCCCGGTCCTCCCGGGTCGTCGGCGGCGAGGGGAACGGTCCGGACGGCTCGTCCGGATACTGTCGCGTTCCGACCATGGTTATCGCACCAGTTTGACGGTCGTCGGGGCGTTCAGCAGGACGAACTCGGTGATCGGCCCCAGCTGAATCTTTCCCATCGGGCTCAGGGTTCCGCCCCCGATGACCAGTTGATCGAACTCGCCTTGTTCGGCGTAGTCGACCAGCGCGCTCCCGGGGTCGCCCTCGAGCGTGACGGTCTCCGCCTCGACGTCGCCCTCCGAGAGCAGTTCGGCCGCTTTCGTCCGCATTTCCTCCTGCGAGCGTTTGGATTCGGGTTTCTCGACGATGGCGACGGTGAGGTCGTCGCCGACTTCGCGCGTGCGATCGATCGTCTGCCGGAGCGTTTTGAGCGATTCGTCGCTCCCGACGAGACCCACTAACACGTTCATACGCATGCATGTGTACCGATAGACGAAAACGATTGTGCCGTTGACCGGTCCCGAACGGGTACTCGCCGTCGAGTCGTGGGGGCGAGTCCCACGCAGACGTTGCGCAGGACGACGACGTTAAGAACGTGTGGTGAGTACGTTGACCGAATGAGTGATGCGGCGCTCGATGTCGTGGAGTTCCTGCTCACGACGAGCATATATTCGGACGACAGGACGCTGGACGAGAACGATCTGCCGCCGTCGTACCGCCGCGTGTTCTGGACCGGCGGCGTCGAGGACGACGGCGACGGCGGCTCGGAGCGAAAACCGGCCGGCATCAGTCGCCCGCTCTCGGTGACGACCGGGACGGCCCGCGAGGCGACCGAAGTCGACCGCCCCTGGGAGGCCGTCTCGGATCTGATGTTCACCGAGCGCGACGAGTTCTCGGGGACGATCACCCTCGCCCAGCAGGAGATGGCCGAGCAGTGGTTCGCCGAGCGCGTCGACGACGAGCGACTGCGCGAGAACCCGACGCTGGCGAAACACTTCACGAACCACGAGGAGTTCGGCGAGCAGTTCGACGTCACCCACGAGGAAGCGCGGGAGGCGAACCGACCGATTCAGGCCGACCGGGTCTGGATCGACGGCCTGCTCGAGGAGTACTTCGACGAGGAGGACGACGAGGAGATGCTCGACCTCGTCGAGGTCCGCGCGCCCGAGGAGGTCGAGATGTCCCTCGACGACCTCGTGCTCACCGAGGATCAGGAGAACGAACTCGACAAGATCGCGAAGGCGATCGAACACCGCGACTACCTCTCGAACATCGGCCTGCGCGAGATCGGCAAACTGCTGTTCGTCGGGCCGCCGGGCACCGGGAAGACCTCGACCGCGCAGGCGCTGGCCCAGGACATGGATCTGCCCTTCGTCGAGGTCAAACTCTCGATGATCACGAGCCAGTACTTAGGCGAGACGGCCAAAAACGTCGACAAGACCTTCGAGGTCGCCAAGCGGCTCTCGCCGTGCATTCTCTTTATCGACGAGTTCGACTTCGTCGCCAAGACCCGCAGCAGCGACGAACACGCCGCCTTGAAGCGGGCGGTCAACACCCTGCTCAAGAGCATCGACAACATCTCGCTCATCGAGGACGACGTCCTGCTGATCGGCGCGACGAACCACCCCGATCAACTGGACGACGCCGCCTGGCGGCGCTTCGACGAGATCATCAACTTCCCCAAACCCGACCACGGCATGCGGGCTGACATCCTCGACGTCATCACCCGGCGCATGGAGATCGACGAGTTCGATCCACAGCTCGTCGCCGAGGTCACCGAGGGGCTGACCGGCAGCGACCTCCGGATGGTGCTCCGGGAGGCCGTCCTCGAGGCGCTGACCGAGGACCGGACGACGCTGACCCAGCAGGATCTCCTCAACGCCGTCGAGGAGTTCGAGGAGCGGGACACGCTGAAGAACATGGACATGATGGGCGGCGACCACGACGCGCTGGTCGCGGGCGGTGATCTCGGGAAGGCCAGTGACGGGGGAGAGCCGAGCGGCCACGACCACGACCACGACCACGATCACTGACGCGGGTCGAACCGCGGGCGTCCGAGCGAAACTGTCATCCGTCGGCCCGGTGTCGTCGGCGTATGAGGGATTTCCACACGCACACGAACTACTCCGACGGGGGGTTTCTGAAGGGGATGGCCGACGCGGCCGGGGAGGCGGGCCTCGAGGGGATCGGCTTCACCGATCACTGTACGATCTCCGCTCGCGAGCAACCCGCGACCGTCCGGAGCGTCTACGGCTTCAATCTGGATCTGACCTACGAGCGCCGGCGGCGGGCGATCGAGACCCAGCGCGAGCGCGAGGACGTCTCGGTCGAGATCTACGACGGCGTCGAGATGGACTACGACCCCCGCGACGAGGCCGAGATTCGGGAGTTCCTCGAGGAAGCGAACTTCGACTACGCGATCGGCAGCGTCCACGCCGTCGACGGACTGAACGTGCAGGTGCCGAGCAATTTCGCGGACATGACCGACGCGGAACTGGACGCGATCGTCGACGGCTACTTCGAAAATCTCGTCTCGCTCGTCGAGTCGGACCTGTTCGACGTCGCGGCCCACCTCGATCTGATCGAGCGGACGCCGCCGCTCCGCGGCCGGGCGACGACGGACCACTACGAACGCGTGGCCAGAGCGCTGGCCGACTCGCGGACGATTCCCGAGATCAACGCCGGCCGAGCGATCGCCGACACGGCGATCGTCCACCCCGTCGAATCCTTCCTCGAGACGCTGCGGGAGTACGACGTCCCCGTCACCGTCGGCTCGGACTCCCACCGGCCGAGCGAGATCGGTGATCGCGTGGAATTCCTCGAGGAGTACCTCGCGAAGCGGGGCCTCGAACCGGTGACGCCGCCGGGACTCGAGTGAGTGGGCTCGTCGGGGAACATCCATATGTGACGACTCCCAACTACCCAGTAATGAGTGAGGCCACTCCGCACGAACGCGCGTCGGACGTGTTCGCGACGCGGGCACAGGAGCGCCACGGGGATACGATTCGACGACTCGTGGTTTTCGGCAGTACCGCTCGCGGCGATACGCACGGCGACTCTGACGTCGACGTGTTCCTGGTCCTCGAAAACGAGGAGTGTGAAGCGCAACTCAGGAACCTCGCGTACGATATCGGTCTCGAGTACGACGTCGTTTTCTCGGTTCACGCGCTCTCCGTCGAGCAGTTCGAATCGCGCAACGATCACCCGTTCATCCGAACGGTACTCGAAGAAGGACGAGCGTATGCGTGAATACGCGGCCGAGGAAATCGAAAAAGCGACTGTAGCGCTTTCCGATGCGCAGGTCCTGATGAAAGGAAATGGCACCGATACTGCGGTCGTCAATCGATTGTACTGTGCGTGCTTTCACGCGGCAACGGGGGCATTGTACGCGTTCGGCGAGGATCCGAACTCTCATCGCGGGACGATCGCGTTGTTCGGATCCCAGCTCGTCGTGGACGGTCCCGCGACCAGAGATGACGGACGATTTCTGAATCGAATGAAGGACTATCGAGAACAGGCGGATTACGGATACGACGACATCACTGCGGATACTGACGCCCTGTATACGCGCACCGAGGCTTTCGTCGATTCGATGAAAACGATCGTCGAACAGCGAGGTGACGGCGAACCGTGCGCGTAACCCTCCTCGGCACCGGCGACACCACCGGCACGCCGACCGTCGGCTGCGACTGCGACACCTGCGAGGCCGCCCGCGAGCGCGGCGTCGAGCGCACCCGCTTTTCCGTCCACGTCGAGAACGAGCGGCTCGACGAGTCGCTGCTGATCGACTTCAGCCCCGACTTCCGCTACCAGTTCCTCCGCGAGGAGGTTCCGCTGCCGGACGCCGCCGTCATCACGCACATCCACTTCGACCACCTCGACGGACTGGGCAACGTCTTCCGCATCCTCGACTCGCTGGACGTGTACGCGGCCGACGAGACCGACCCCGAAACGGGCAAGAGCGTCGCCGAGACGGTCCGCGACGACTACCACTACCTCGAGCCCCTCGAGGTCCACCCGACGACGCCCCGCGAGACGATTTCGGTCTGCGGGCTGGAGGTGACGCTGGTCCCTGTCGAACACCCGCCGCTGGTCTGTTACGGCCTCGCGGTCGAGGACCCCGTGACGGGCGCGAAACTGTCGCTCACCGGCGATACGAGCTACAACGTACCCGAGGCGTCCCGCGAGGTGCTGGCCGATCCCGACCTGCTGCTGGCCGACGCCATCGTGCCCGCCCACCTCTGTGAGTACCACCCCATCGGCGGCCGCCACGAGACCGACGACGGCGTTCCGCGGACGTTCGGGACCAAACACATGACTCGAGAGGGGGCGCTCGAGTTGGCCGACGAGTTGCGCGCCGACCGGACGCGACTGGTCCACCTCGCGCACTACTATCCGGCCGACGAGGCGTTCGAGGAGCCGCTGGCAGTCGACGGCGAGACGTACGTCCTGTAGGCGCGACAGTCCGGATCGGGGGGCGACGGCATCGGCCATCGATCCCGATGACCGGGAGCGGCTCTTCGAGGTACTGCAGTCGGCCGTCTCGTCCGGTTCGGCGCGCGACTCGAGTCGAACCCCGTCCGCAGGACACCGCCACTCAAGAGCTTCGAGCCCCGATTGTCTCCATGAACTGGACCAGACGACGGCTCGCCGGCGCGGCGCTGGCGACGGCCGGCCTCGCGGGCTGTCTCGGCAACGACGGCTCGAGCGGGAACGGCGGCGACGGCGACGGTGGCGACTCCGACGACGGGTCGGGCGGCCACGACGCCGAAGCGGCCCTCGAGGACGCCGACGTAACGGACTTCGTGGGCGAGGAGGAGATCGAGATCACGGTCGACCCGGACGGCAACAGCTTCGTCCCCGAGGCGTTCGAGATCGACAGGCGGACCGTCGTCAACTGGGTCTGGGAGGGCTCGAGCGTCGGCCTCTACCCGCTCGACCTCCCGCCGGAGTGCATGTGGGACGAGGAGGACAACGAGGACGACGAGTGGGCGGCCGGCGACCAGTTCGATCGCCTCTTCTGGGCGCCGGGTGCGTATCTCTACGCCAGCCGCAACGACGACGGCGAGGAGTTCACCGGCGCGTTCCGCGTCGTCGAGACCGACGGGGAAGGGGACGGTGGAAACGAGAGCACGGAGGGTGGAAACGAGAGCGCGTAGGCGCGACCGACCGTCCGTGACGAGGTGCGGGCTGAACGCGGGGCGGAGGGCTGACCGCGGCGCTCATGGCTGCATCAGGTGCGCGTCGAGACCCCGGTTAGCGGAATTGATCGAGTCCGGATTGCCGGCGTCGCGTGCCGGCCGGATCGGCCACCCAGGCCGTCCGGCGGGCGCGCTCGGCCTCGAGGTCGACGTCCGCTTCCGAGTCGGGATCGTAGCCCGGACAGGACGGCCCGCACTCCGAACCGGCGTCGACGACGCGCTCCTTCCACTCGCAGTAGGGCAGCGTGGCGCCGGTCCCGTCGGCCGGCCGGCAGGCCTCGCAGTCGGGGAACGCGTAGGTTCGCCACCCCTTGCCGTAGGCGCGTTCGGCGAGGCGTCGCCGCGCCCGGGCCTTCGCGTCGCGGTCGACGACGGCGACGTCGGTCCGACCGGGGTGAAATTCACGGGGTTCGATTCCGGGGTCGTCGACGGACAGTTGCGTCGGTTCGCGGACGACTTCGATCTCCGGCGCCGCGTCCGCGTCCGTCGGATCGGTCGGACGGTGGACGCGCCAGACGCCGACCGCATCGGGGATTCGATTCAGGTGCGCGCGCGTGACGTAGCTCTCGGTCGCCAGCACGACCTCGTCGACCAGCGCGAGGCTGGCGTCGGTCCGTAACTGCGCCTCGAGGTCCCCCGGCCGGCCGAGGTCGGGTTTGTTCTCGATGCCGACGATACGGCCGTACCAGTCGGGGTAGCGGGCGACCTGCCGGACGTACTCCCGGCTCTTGTGGCGTTCGCGCTCGAAGAAGCCGATCTCGCAGGCCCGTTCGGTGACCCGCCGAGCGTGATCGGGGTGGCAGTCGAAGGCGTCCTTCCAGTAGCGGGCGCGGCCGGTTCCCACGTCGGCGTCGATCGCCGCGTCGGGGATCGATTCGCCCGTGATCGCGACGCGGTCGTCGAACTCGGGACCGGGCTCGACGCAGACGACGTCGAGAATCCGACCGCCCGGATCGGCGACGCTCGCGCCGAGTTGACGGGCGACGACGCCCTCCTGGCGCTCCTCGAGGCGGGCGCACAGTTCGAGTTCGAACGCGAACTCAGACACGGCCGTCGAGAGGGGTGCGCTCGAGAAAAGGGCGTCGGGTGACTCCGGTTCGCCGCGTTCGTCCGGGGCGGTCGCGTCCGATTCGCTACTCCATCCACGCGCCGGCGTGCGAACAGGTGCGATCGGGAGCTAACCACCGAACGAACCGTCGCGCGCCGACGGCGCCAACGGTGACGGTCGCGGTTCCGACGAGCAGTACAACGACGGCGGTCGCCGACGGATCGTCGCGGACGGTCGACGCCGCGAGGAGGGCGAGGAGCGTCGACGCGACGAACAGAAACGTGACGCCGATCGCGAGGAGTGCGGTCTCGAGGACGCTGCGGTCGTCGATCGCCGGGATTCGTCGAGGGGATCTTGGGTCGTTCATCGTAGGTGGATCGACGGCCCAGCGGCGAATAAGTATAATCTGAAAATCATTTCTGTAACCGACGATACTGAAATTCGTTTCAGTGCCGACACCGGCGACTGTCGGGACGAAGCGCGAGGTGACCGGCCGACGGCTCCAAGACGGAGGCGGGACTGACGGTCAGCGAACGAATTGGGACGTACTTCGCCGCCAGAACACGGGAAAGACGAGACGGCTGCGGTGGACTCGAGCGACGGTCCGGAATCAGACGTCGTCGACGCGCGTCTCGAGGACGGTCAACTCCTCGTCGAGCGTCGCGCGGAGTTCGTCGCCGGCGAGGGGGATCCGCACCTCGAGCCGGAGCGGGTCGCGCGCGGTGATCCGCGTGTACTCGTCGGAGACGCACCACGGGAGGGTCCAGTAGGGGCGCTCGTCGAGCGAGACGCCGCGCTCGCGGTGGAAGCTGACGACCTCGGCGTGGTCGAGCAGCCGCAGGCCGACCGCAGAGCAGAGCGTGTGCTCACACTGGGCGCACTCGTGATCGACGCGGATTCCCACGCCGAGACAGCAGTGGCCATCTTCGACGACGGTCGTCTCCATCCGGCCGTTGCACTCCGGACAGACGCCGTCGGCGGCCAGACAGTGGAGGTGGCGGACCCGCTGGTCGAACGCCGCCGCGACCTCCTCCCGGGTCCGGTCGTTCAGCCCGCCCGGCGGGAACGCGTACTCGCCGTGGCCGTGGCCGCAGTCGGTGCAGTCGATGGCCAGCTGTTCGTCCTCGTAGCTGGCCGCGAGGGAGCCGCCGCAGGCGTAGCAGCTCCCTTCGACGGGGAACGGCTCGATCGACGGGTCCTCGGTGATCGAGCCCGCGATCACCGAGCGGACGATCTTCTCGCCGGCGTGTCTGAACGCGTAGCCGCCGTCGGACCGACCGTCAGACGAGCCACCGCTCTCCTCGTCCGCGGCGGACCCCTCGACCCGCGTGACGAAGTGATCGGTCAGCTGCTGGAGGTGGTAGTTGAACTGGGCCGAATCGCGCATCCCGACCTCGCGGCGCAGTTCGGAGAACGCCACGACCTCCTCGTCGGCGGCCCACAGCGCCTCGAGGATCGACAGCCGCGTCTCGTTGCCGACCAGCGCGAACGCGTCGGCGGGGTCCAGACAGTCCGTACACTCGAGCGGGCTCTCGCGCTCGCTCGAGGCGTCCGTCTTGCTCATACCTGCAGAGAGACGGTCGAGTGTCAAAATAGTTCCCTGAACGGCGTTTTGGTAATCAGTCTGACATCCATGGGGCGACGAGCGGCCGCGAGCTATCAGGGACGGGGTGCCGCCTTCTGCAGCGCCGTCTCGGCGATGTTCCCGCCGTAGTCGGCGCTTCGAGAGAGCGAGTCGACGATCAAGCCGAGCGACTGGGCCTGCACGGGTTCGAGGTCGCGGAGCATGTCGTCGATCGTCCGGGTGTGTTCGTCGATCTCGAGGACTGCCTCGAGGGCTGCGTGACCGAGATCGGTCGCCTCGTCGGGATCCTCGGCGAACAGCGCGTCCATCGACTGCTCGAGGATCGTCGCGACGTCGGCGTGGACCTCGAGTAACGCTCCCGCGACGTCGTCGGGGATCGCCTCGAGTTTGCCAGCGAGCTGGCTGATCTTGACGGCGTGGTCGGCGACGCGCTCGAGCTGGCGGGCGCTCGAGTGGAAGTCGAAGCAGTCCTCGCGGGAGACGCCCAGTCCCTCGGCGGCCCGCGGCGAGCGAAGCGTCGCCCGGAAGATCCGCGAGACGACGAGGAAGAGCCGGTCGACGTCGTCGTCGCGCTCGATGACGTCCTGGGCGATGTCGTCGTCGTTCTCGACCAGGGCCGTGACCGCGTCTTCGAGCATCGACGTCGCGATCAGGCGCATACGGGTGACCGCGTTGACGATCGACAGCTCCGAGGAGTCGAGCAAGTCCTGAATGACGACGCTCTCGGCCCCCTCCTCGACGACTTCGACGCCGACCAGCCCCTGCACCGCGCTGCGGATCGCCCGCCGCTGGTCGGTCGTGATCCGGCTGGCCTCGAGGCGAATGACGTCGAATCCGCTGACGTACATCGTCAGGACGGCGCGGACGAGTTGCTCGTCCGCGAGCGAGGAGACGTCGAGCGAGCCTTCCTGGCGGTCGGTCTCGCTCTGGGGCGTGACCAGCAGGGTGTCGTCCTCCGAGTAGATTTCCACGGTCGACCCGCTACTGACGCCGTTCTCGGTCGCCCATCCCTTCGGAAGCGACACCGTGTACGTCGATCCACCGGTCACCTGGACCTTGCGTGTCTCCATACGACGCGTTTTCTATGGAGGGAACATAAATCTACCCGAATCTATAGAGTGAATTCTACAGTCGCGTATTTGCCGTCAGTAGCGGTATAGAGCGCGATTAGTCCCGTAGACCGGAACGTACACGTATACCCATAACAGTACCCAAACGTATACCTATATAGTTAACATAGCGTATTATTTAGCCGATCCGTTCGTGTGAGAATCCAATGGGAGTCGACGCACGGACCGACCGGAGCGAATCCGGCGGCCAGCGGGGCGTGGAGACGATGGACGGTTCAAGCACGCGATCGGTCTCGGAGTCGATCGCGCTCGAATCGCGCGATTTCGACGTCTACTACGGGGAGGATCAGGCGCTGCGGAGTATTGACATGAAGATTCCCGAAGGGGAGGTGACGGCGCTCATCGGCCCCTCGGGCTGTGGCAAGTCGACGTTCCTGCGGTCGATCAACCGGATGAACGACCTCATCGACGTCGCTCGCATCGACGGGGAACTGTACTTCAACGGGAAGAACGTCTACGACGACGACGTCGACCCGATCGCGCTGCGCCGACGGATCGGGATGGTGTTTCAGACCCCGAACCCCTTCCCCAAGAGTATCCGCGACAACGTCGCCTTCGGACTCCGGGTCCAGGACAAGGACGAGGACGTCGACGAACAGGTCGAGCGCGCGCTGAAGCGGGCCGCGCTCTGGGACGAGGTTCAGGACCAACTGGACTCGAGCGGGCTGGACCTCTCGGGGGGGCAGCAACAGCGCCTCTGCATCGCCCGCGCGATCGCGCCCGACCCCGAGGTGCTCCTGATGGACGAGCCGGCCTCGGCGCTCGACCCGATCGCCACCTCGAAGATCGAGGACCTGATCGAAGAGTTGGCCGAGGAGTACACGGTCGTCATCGTCACCCACAACATGCAACAGGCCGCGCGCATCTCCGACAAGACCGCCGTCTTCCTCACCGGCGGCGAACTCGTCGAGTTCGACGACACCGACAAAATCTTCGAGAACCCCGAACACGACCGCGTCGAGGACTACATCTCCGGCAAGTTCGGCTGATCTGCCGATGCCTCGAGACGCGTACCAGCGACAGCTCGAACGACTGCGCGCGGACGTCCTCGAGATGAGCGACCGCGTCTGCGAGCGACTCGAGCGCGCGCTGACGGCCCTCGAGACGCAGGACGAGACCCTCGCCGCGGCCGTGATCACGGGCGACCACGGGATCAACGAGCGCTACCTCGAGATCGAGCAGCGATGCATCAAGTTGCTCGCACTCCAGCAACCCGTCGCGAGCGACCTCCGGTTCGTCGCCGCCTCGTTCAAGATCATCACCGACCTCGAACGGATCGCCGATCTCGCCGTCAACCTCGCGGAGTACGCCAAGCGGGCCTCGAGACGCCGCTACGCGGACATCGACATCGGCTACATCGGCGAGCGCATCGTCGAGCTGGTCGAGACGGCGATGGCGGCGTACGCCGCCGACGACGCGGAGCGCACCCGCGACATCGCGGCCGAGGACGACGAGA
It encodes the following:
- the phoU gene encoding phosphate signaling complex protein PhoU, whose amino-acid sequence is MPRDAYQRQLERLRADVLEMSDRVCERLERALTALETQDETLAAAVITGDHGINERYLEIEQRCIKLLALQQPVASDLRFVAASFKIITDLERIADLAVNLAEYAKRASRRRYADIDIGYIGERIVELVETAMAAYAADDAERTRDIAAEDDEIDRLCENASEFVVRDLLETELEAEIGLTPDALFDEVSRMLLTIRDLERVGDHAVNIAARTLYMVESDDELIY
- a CDS encoding phosphate uptake regulator PhoU yields the protein METRKVQVTGGSTYTVSLPKGWATENGVSSGSTVEIYSEDDTLLVTPQSETDRQEGSLDVSSLADEQLVRAVLTMYVSGFDVIRLEASRITTDQRRAIRSAVQGLVGVEVVEEGAESVVIQDLLDSSELSIVNAVTRMRLIATSMLEDAVTALVENDDDIAQDVIERDDDVDRLFLVVSRIFRATLRSPRAAEGLGVSREDCFDFHSSARQLERVADHAVKISQLAGKLEAIPDDVAGALLEVHADVATILEQSMDALFAEDPDEATDLGHAALEAVLEIDEHTRTIDDMLRDLEPVQAQSLGLIVDSLSRSADYGGNIAETALQKAAPRP
- the pstB gene encoding phosphate ABC transporter ATP-binding protein PstB translates to MDGSSTRSVSESIALESRDFDVYYGEDQALRSIDMKIPEGEVTALIGPSGCGKSTFLRSINRMNDLIDVARIDGELYFNGKNVYDDDVDPIALRRRIGMVFQTPNPFPKSIRDNVAFGLRVQDKDEDVDEQVERALKRAALWDEVQDQLDSSGLDLSGGQQQRLCIARAIAPDPEVLLMDEPASALDPIATSKIEDLIEELAEEYTVVIVTHNMQQAARISDKTAVFLTGGELVEFDDTDKIFENPEHDRVEDYISGKFG